The Spartobacteria bacterium genome has a window encoding:
- a CDS encoding ABC transporter permease, with protein sequence MDKELPVTVYSPESGLSNPIQLLKDIVRDLFSPQTHELAIALLKRDIKGQYRMSFLGLLWMFVPVIVNTFVWVFLNKQNVLNVGTTEIPYPVYVFAGTLMWNAFTQGLSAPIAAVNKERGMLTKLQFPREALLVNGLAKLLFDTFVQLAVFIPVFLWYHMPFTAWLLLIPVVTIATPFCGYAIGVMLTPAALLFNDLVYMIPFIVRFWFFLTPIIYPVPHSGVIGWIARLNPATPLIVTSRDILAGQTPTMLLQFGITVGVCMLLCFAGVIIYRLSMPIVIERMSA encoded by the coding sequence GTGGATAAAGAACTTCCAGTTACCGTATATTCTCCCGAATCAGGATTGAGCAACCCTATACAGTTACTCAAAGATATCGTGCGTGATTTATTTTCACCACAAACCCATGAATTGGCGATTGCGTTGCTCAAACGCGATATCAAGGGGCAATATCGTATGAGTTTTCTGGGACTGCTATGGATGTTTGTACCCGTGATCGTAAACACCTTCGTCTGGGTGTTTCTGAATAAGCAAAATGTTTTAAATGTAGGAACGACGGAGATTCCCTACCCCGTATATGTGTTTGCAGGAACACTAATGTGGAACGCTTTTACACAAGGACTTTCTGCACCAATAGCAGCTGTAAACAAAGAGCGGGGCATGCTGACCAAATTGCAATTTCCACGCGAAGCACTGCTGGTTAACGGATTAGCCAAATTACTCTTTGATACCTTTGTTCAGCTGGCGGTGTTTATTCCTGTTTTTCTATGGTACCACATGCCATTTACGGCATGGTTGCTCCTGATTCCAGTTGTTACCATTGCGACACCATTTTGTGGATATGCCATTGGTGTTATGTTAACACCTGCCGCATTACTGTTTAACGATTTGGTGTATATGATACCTTTCATCGTGCGCTTTTGGTTTTTCTTAACCCCTATCATTTACCCCGTACCTCATAGTGGAGTAATCGGCTGGATCGCTCGTCTTAACCCGGCAACGCCGTTGATTGTTACCTCTCGTGATATTCTTGCCGGTCAAACCCCTACAATGTTGTTACAATTCGGTATCACTGTTGGTGTCTGTATGCTATTGTGCTTTGCAGGGGTCATCATCTACCGTCTGAGCATGCCGATTGTAATTGAACGTATGAGTGCTTGA
- a CDS encoding ABC transporter ATP-binding protein, whose amino-acid sequence MWYGMKELASNMIGGKGLHSVPSVVKNLSIPPASLESTEHTESQFHPSPFTPHPSDGGLRPSEFWALKDISFELKRGECLGLIGQNGCGKSTLLQLIAGIFPPDEGMVSIRGRVGALIALGAGFHPHLTGRENIFLNGAILGLSQGAAHIKSSTGASTRG is encoded by the coding sequence ATGTGGTACGGCATGAAAGAACTGGCTTCCAACATGATCGGTGGAAAGGGTCTTCACTCCGTGCCCTCCGTGGTTAAAAATCTTTCTATACCACCCGCTTCGCTGGAGAGCACGGAGCACACGGAATCTCAATTTCATCCTTCACCTTTCACCCCACATCCTTCAGATGGAGGCCTCCGCCCATCCGAATTCTGGGCTCTTAAAGATATATCCTTCGAACTCAAGCGCGGCGAATGCTTAGGGTTGATCGGGCAGAATGGTTGTGGAAAGAGTACGCTTCTACAGTTGATTGCCGGGATTTTCCCGCCGGATGAAGGGATGGTCTCCATTCGCGGACGCGTCGGGGCGCTGATCGCACTCGGTGCAGGATTCCATCCGCATCTGACGGGACGGGAAAATATCTTTCTGAATGGGGCGATTCTTGGGCTTTCGCAGGGGGCGGCGCACATAAAATCATCAACAGGAGCATCAACACGTGGATAA